aagagagagagagagattaatTTCGAAACCCGGTTGAACCAAGGGAACCAGCCTCCTCGATAAACCCTGCACTAGCAGTTGTACCTTTGCAACCCCTCAAACTAGTAATAGGGTTTAAGCTTCTGAAGCCTGCCATTTCCTGTTCTTCTTCTgtatcttcttcttcaattggGATGGAGATAGATTTGGGAAAGCTTCCGTTTGACCTGGATTTTCATCCTTCCCACCAGCTCGTCGCCGCTGGACTCATTTCGGGAGACCTGCTCCTGTATGTTCTATTCTATTAACACGCctctttatttttctgtttattaAAATCGTTCAAACTCTAAAATTTCTAATGAAATTGATGGCTTATTGTTGCAGATATCGGTATGCTGCTGATTCTACACCACAAAGGTAAAaggatgaaaaaaaaggaaaagaattgaagtttCAGTTATTGTGCATATAAATAGGCTCACCTGTACATCCATAATTTCCTGCTATTTTTTGCTTAATTTAAATATAGGCAGTTGAAAGTTGGTGCTCACACTGAATCATGTCGAGCTGTCCGCTTTATCAATGAGGGTCGTGGTAATTATGTTAATGTGCTTCTGCATAAGCTATTTGTCTAAAGCTATCTTTTATTCCTGTTTGATTATGATGGTTGTCAATTAGGTTTCTCCTAATCaaaagttgtttttttttttgttttagccATTGTGACGGGTTCCCCAGATTGTTCTATTCTTGCAACAGATGTTGAAACTGGATCAGCAATTGCTCGTCTAGAGAATTCTCATGGGTAGGTATTATAGCCGACCATATTTTGTAAGATTAAAGCTAAGTTCACCTTTTGTTTGGTATGGATATGGTAATAGGGCGTTGCCGGGGCCTGTGAATCTCAGCTTGATTAGCTAGTTGATTATTAaaagcattatgcagttttcAATGTTTGCTTTCAAGTTTCAGTCACATTGATTTTTGAGGCTAGAAATTTGTGTTTAACTGCAGGGCTGCTGTGAATAGGATAGTCAATCTGACAGAATCAACCGTTGCATCCGGAGATGATGATGGTTGTGTTAAGGTGAATTTCAACTACTAAAAGTTGTATAAACTTCCATATTCAAACAATATAATTAAAAAAGTTCAGTTTGCTAAACACATCAGCGTGAACAGCTAGCATTctctttatttttgtatttttcttctctttactatttttttttctgacgGGAGCTTCTCAACTGAATTTTAGTAATTAATGCTTAATTTGAGATGCTCTTTGTTTATGCATAACTTCTGCATCCAGTAAAACTTGTTTGGGAGTGCAATTGCTTTTCTAGGAGCATTTGCTTTGAGTTTAAAATGTCTTTTTAAAGTTTTTGCTTACAATTCCTTTGCAATTCAATTAGTTGTTGTTTTCTATAAAAATTTCCTTTGAAGCCTAATTTTGTTGCTTTTGGATTTGAGAGGTACTTTACAAAAAATAACCACACTCCCAGACTGGCAACTGGTGACTAACAATTAGATGTTGTTTATGGTGCACTACTGGTGACTAACAATTAGATGTTGTTTATGGTGCACTACGACCCACAGCATTTAATGACCTTTCTCAAGTTTTTAATCTTGCTTAATTTACTTTTGCAATTTATAGAAGTTTCGTATATTTATTTCCTGAATTTTGGCGATCACTAATATACACAGGTATGGGACACCAGACAACGGTCTTGCTGCAATTCTTTTGAGGCTCATGAAGAATATATTTCAGATATGACATTTGCCTCTGATTCTATGAAACTCTTAGCGACAAGGTACAAAGTGAAATTGGCTTATTGATCTTTTAGGAAATTGATTTAGATTCATGGACTAGCTGAGTGATTTTAAATCAAAGTCGTAGTAGTATGGGCTGTTCTAAAATTAACTTTGACTACCACCTGTAATGTTGGTACTGTCAAACGGGAACACTTGCATCCTTACATGTTATTATAGTATCACATATGTGTCTATTTCTTAATTCTTCACGAGGATTTAAAGGAAAGTTATTTGTCAGAAATTGTTTTGTTTCAACTTTATCCTAGAATGATACctaaatttctattttctcCCCTGTTTTTATGGCGTTGTTacctttttcttcatttgtaATGCAGTGGTGATGGAACTTTATCAGTTTGCAATCTCCGAAGCAACAAGGTAGTTTTTTTGGCTGTTGGTTTTGCTCGATTGTTTTTAATGCTTATGGTATGCTAAAAACTGACATCAGTTGTCTTCTGCATTGTAGATTCAAACTCAATCAGAGTTTTCTGAAGACGAATTGCTGTCTGTGGTGATTATGAAGGTAGAGCTTGTCTTGTTGACAAGATTTCTGACTTTTTTTATTGGGTTGAAAGCCCCATCTCTGTGTTTCAGTACTGACATGCTTGTCACCATTAGGGAATCAGAATTATCTATctcactagtttttctttcgCAACAGAACCTGAGCgcatttttatttgtaaatgtGTATGACCTTGTAACCATGCTATTGCAGACTGTACTCTTATTTAAGAAATGTGCCTCCAGATTGCTGCTATTTCAATGAAATTTGAGGGCTATGGTTGCCTCTAGGCTCTGTTGCTTGTGCTTTGCTTTGCAAGTTTACATTTAGTCTCCTTTATAGTTATTGAATCTTTCAAAACTAAGACTGAACTGAACGTGGTCTGGTGACAAGCCTGCAGAAAACGGATATGCTTGATGCAATTCTGCCTATGACATAAATGTCTTAAAGAAACTTGTTTTCTATCAGAATGGTCGAAAAGTTATATGTGGGACACAGACTGGAACTCTATTGCTGTATTCGTGGGGATTCTTCAAGGATTGCAGGTATTACATGCTTAATAATTCTTATGTTGGACTGGCCAGCATACTTGATTTTGTCCAAAACTAACACATATAACTAAAATCCTCATTTCTCTCTTTCCCTTTATTGGTTATAAATGCTGGTGTATAATGCTAATTGTTCTGTGATTCTAACATTCCCAGTGACCGGTTTGTTGATCTGTCTCCAAATTCTGTTGATGCCTTGTTAAAGGTGCGTGCCTGTGTGTTTTAAGTGTTCACTTTTAGCAGACCTTAGCTGTATTATCCTGCTTGAAGCTTACAAGATTTCTTCTTTCCCATCCAATTATTATGTCTCATAGCTTGATGAAGATAGGGTAATAACTGGATCCGAGAATGGACTTATCAGGTGAGATTATACTTTTGTAGTGTTCTGATGATTCTATACTGCTTGTCAAATCTATCAtttattgaataaaattcttttaTGTGTGTTCAGCCTGGTTGGAATATTGCCAAACAGAATAATTCAGCCAATTGCAGAGCATTCAGAATATCCTATTGAGCGTCTTGGTATGACTACAGTGATTTCCTTTTCCTTGAATTATTATTGGAATTCTGGAGAACTGATTGAATTGCTCACGTATACAGTCATGCAAACTGATAGAGAATTACGTCTCTTATTGAGCAGCTGTTCTGAGTAAAAGTTCTTTTGCTCTTGTATATTGCCTTTTTTGCATAGTTGCtttgtatattttgcttgaAGCTAAATCATTAGCCCTATATGTACTGATTGTcgaacctttcttttttttttgggggcagCTTTTTCTTATGATAGAAAGTTTCTTGGCAGTATATCACATGATCAGCTATTAAAGGTGCTTGCatttcccctctctctctctctttctcgtGTGGATcgattttttttactttctgtACTTCCCAAACTATGTAGTAAACTTAATTTgacttttggaacaaaaataaGTTCTGACATGCCATCTCTGTTCCCATGTCTGTGCCCTTGTAGCTGTGGGATCTGGATGATTTACTGCAAGGTTCTGGAAATTCCAAGACTCAGTCAGCTGTTGCAGACAGTGATGGTGACGAGATGGATGTGGATGATGCAATGGCAAAATCTTCCAAGGGTGTGTAAAATCTGCTTCCTATAGCAGACATCTCTGATTCTTGCATTTTATTCTGAAATTTCAGTTCTATAATTTAGATTTTGGGGATACATCTCAAGCTTTTGCTCATAGCATTCAACTAGTTTTATCACAGTGAGATTGATTCATGCATATTTCCTGTGTCTGCTATTACTTTTTACATATCATGATTATATATGTTTCACAATATTTGGCTGGATGACTgagaattttatttttcatctgACCACATCATGTATGCTGTGCAGGCACCAAGATGAAAAACACAAGTAAAGGACAAGACTTTAGCAACACGAGCAACTTTTTTGCTGATTTGTGATGGACTGAATTGTTCAGTAGCTTCATCAATTTGTACATCTCGGATATGAAAATGTTGATGTTGATGTGAGGAAATTATATAGCTGCAAAGCATAGCTGCTGGTTGCAGAATCAAAAGTACGTTTTTACCTAAGCATGTTCCTTCTAGAATATACCCCATTTTGGTGACCTGCTGCTTGAGGGCAAGAAAGGAAAAGCCACCATGCAGATTTCAGACCCTCAGTTTCCCTGTGCTTGGTCCTTGGAGGGAGAAATGTTACTCTATGCTCTCAACTTCCATTTGTATGTTGAAGAGTTTTATGCTAGAAGATTTGTGGGTTAGATCATAGCAGATGAACATTTGGATATCTTCCATCTTTCAAACATGTAGTTGCATATTCTCTTTATTTTGTGGGTTGGTTCCTGTGTGGTGGTTGCGATTCAAAAGTAAGCAGAAAGCAAAATGCTGCTTGCTTTTGTTCTTCCCATTATAAATCCAGTTAAAAAAGAGAACACCTTTCAGTCTATAGCGATGCATTCTGAAATTTTATAAACGGATGGACTGGGTGGTGGATTTGCGGATTTATATTGGTCGTGTATGTTCACTGTTCGCTCCACATTTGGGCTTCGACTGTTATTGAGAATTGAGATAGCTTTGATCACAATTTTCATGTTCTCTCTGACCACGcctcttcccccccccccccacccctcCCCTCTCGTCCTCCTCCTCTCCCCCAAAAaaaccccgaaaaaaaaaaatacttcttccatttccttctgCTTATGGTAGGTTAATTGTACTACATGTAAATCGCCTATTATTAGATTAGATCGCCTCTAGTAAGTAGTAACATCTGATTAGAAAGTGCATTATAATCAGTATACCTAGTTATAAATTTGCGGAAGGGAATCAAATCAGACGAGGGACTTGCTAACATGATGTTGGCAGTTCAAtcttcactctttttttttttttttttaattgcaagTCAGACATTGTACGTATATAATGCTGTTCAGTATTCAGCAAGTGTACAAATTATTAAATCGCAAaagatgcttttttttttaattgcaagTCAGACATTGTACGTATATAATGCTGTTCAGTATTCAGCAAGTGTACAAATTATTAAATCGCAAaagatgctttttttttttttttttctcaaaagaaaGCTAAACAAATGAAGTTAATGCCTCTCGCTGATCCCAAACGTCCCAAAATGCAGGTCCTGCATGACTGTTGCCCATATTCTGGGAAATAGTCATGCAACTGGAAGCACACTAATATAGGGCTCACATAATTCCATATTAAGgtaatcaattaaatcacgcCCTAGAGCAAGAATACCAAacaaaattgaagaataaaagaCAGTTCCGTCTGTTTTTTTGAAGAATATAAGATGGAAACAAATAGCTGCAGTATGCGTATATTTTCTACTCGTATAAAATCAAAACATCAGCAAAGCATGCACAGAGATAGAATGATCATTGGTCAGccagaaatcagaaatttgacTTCCTGAAAAAACTCAGGGATCCgtatggggggggggggggaggaacACCCAATCAATAATGATTCCACAACTTTTCCCTTGTGCACCCAGAAGCGGCCAAAATTTTCTCGTATCTCTCGAATGCTCTGAGCAAGGCTGATTATATTGAACAGATTGAATAACCACCTCCAGACCCATTTCAACCTAATCCATTGAGGACTTCCAAACTAGGAGTACATGAATCTATCAAACTGCAACAGACCCTAATCTTGTATCTGTTGTATCACTCAGCCTAAACTGAGGCTTAGatgggaaaacaaaaacaaaagatgaagCAATTGAGGGCTGAAAGCCAGCACTATATCTGACGGAGGTTACAGAAACTCGAGGTAGCTGTTGTGAACCCGAGGCCAGAGGAACAAGCTTGAAACTCAGTATATGCTCGGATTTGGGAAGAACAAAAATTGTGTCACTATGAGACCCAGACAACACAAAACTTTGTGAATCTGTAAGTGAGTATTTAATCTCTTGGAGCAGTTGGGTTCGATTATGAATTCTAATGGGAAATGTAAAAGGGTCTCCAAGAATGGCATGTGCAGGACACTCTAAACTCACAATTATTGGGGGTTGCTCCACATATACATCCGGAAGCCTCTGTTTTGTCAAAACTTCTGTAGTGCAAGAACCAGATTGTTCTTTGTCGCCAGAATCTCTCCTCCATCTCAAACACACTGTTCCAATCTTCAATTTTGCAGGATTTACCTCAGGAATGACAGAAAAGATTTTCTTGAACTCCTCACCTGGCACTATAGGGGCAGGTTCCATGGGGTCCTCAGTCTTTTGTCCTACAGTGCAACTGCCATCAGTCTCTGACTCTATAGACATTGATAGCAACCGCAATGGGACTTCCGAACAGTTCTTTGCACTAACAAGAAGTATGCTTTTTTCCTTCAAAGGCAGTATTGGTGTCAGATCAAAATCCCCAGTTGCTTTAATCATAGATGGCAAAAGAGGGTCCTGCCTAAAAGGCAACATATACCTATGGTTGATTATCAGGGCAGTCTTCCCTTCAATCTCCAAGTTTTTGTGCACATGAACTTTTTGTGAGCTAGTTTCACTGCTACAAGGATTGTAACCCAATGACACATACAGCATAACAGGTTTGGGGCGATTCCATCTAATTTCCAGCTTGCAGGACCATGACTTGCCTTCACTGAGAACTGGTACAGAAATCAATCCAAAAGAAGGTTGAATT
The genomic region above belongs to Coffea arabica cultivar ET-39 chromosome 7c, Coffea Arabica ET-39 HiFi, whole genome shotgun sequence and contains:
- the LOC113700133 gene encoding WD repeat-containing protein 55-like isoform X1, producing the protein MEIDLGKLPFDLDFHPSHQLVAAGLISGDLLLYRYAADSTPQRQLKVGAHTESCRAVRFINEGRAIVTGSPDCSILATDVETGSAIARLENSHGAAVNRIVNLTESTVASGDDDGCVKVWDTRQRSCCNSFEAHEEYISDMTFASDSMKLLATSGDGTLSVCNLRSNKIQTQSEFSEDELLSVVIMKNGRKVICGTQTGTLLLYSWGFFKDCSDRFVDLSPNSVDALLKLDEDRVITGSENGLISLVGILPNRIIQPIAEHSEYPIERLAFSYDRKFLGSISHDQLLKLWDLDDLLQGSGNSKTQSAVADSDGDEMDVDDAMAKSSKGTKMKNTSKGQDFSNTSNFFADL
- the LOC113700133 gene encoding WD repeat-containing protein 55-like isoform X3 is translated as MLLILHHKAIVTGSPDCSILATDVETGSAIARLENSHGAAVNRIVNLTESTVASGDDDGCVKVWDTRQRSCCNSFEAHEEYISDMTFASDSMKLLATSGDGTLSVCNLRSNKIQTQSEFSEDELLSVVIMKNGRKVICGTQTGTLLLYSWGFFKDCSDRFVDLSPNSVDALLKLDEDRVITGSENGLISLVGILPNRIIQPIAEHSEYPIERLAFSYDRKFLGSISHDQLLKLWDLDDLLQGSGNSKTQSAVADSDGDEMDVDDAMAKSSKGTKMKNTSKGQDFSNTSNFFADL
- the LOC113700133 gene encoding WD repeat-containing protein 55-like isoform X2, which produces MEIDLGKLPFDLDFHPSHQLVAAGLISGDLLLYRYAADSTPQRQLKVGAHTESCRAVRFINEGRAIVTGSPDCSILATDVETGSAIARLENSHGAAVNRIVNLTESTVASGDDDGCVKVWDTRQRSCCNSFEAHEEYISDMTFASDSMKLLATSGDGTLSVCNLRSNKIQTQSEFSEDELLSVVIMKNGRKVICGTQTGTLLLYSWGFFKDCSDRFVDLSPNSVDALLKLDEDRVITGSENGLISLVGILPNRIIQPIAEHSEYPIERLGMTTVISFSLNYYWNSGELIELLTYTVMQTDRELRLLLSSCSDFFL
- the LOC113700133 gene encoding WD repeat-containing protein 55-like isoform X4, yielding MEIDLGKLPFDLDFHPSHQLVAAGLISGDLLLYRYAADSTPQRQLKVGAHTESCRAVRFINEGRAIVTGSPDCSILATDVETGSAIARLENSHGAAVNRIVNLTESTVASGDDDGCVKVWDTRQRSCCNSFEAHEEYISDMTFASDSMKLLATSGDGTLSVCNLRSNKIQTQSEFSEDELLSVVIMKNGRKVICGTQTGTLLLYSWGFFKDCSDRFVDLSPNSVDALLKLDEDRVITGSENGLISLVGILPNRIIQPIAEHSEYPIERLVMQTDRELRLLLSSCSDFFL